One segment of Herbaspirillum hiltneri N3 DNA contains the following:
- a CDS encoding O-antigen ligase family protein, whose translation MKYLKLPVAMLVTLFYALVLVVDRSAGVIYSLLLLLALAGIIGRARPEGKTFFLLAKEYWPLLAAMSAPLVAVLANQLATGHFAGRSYDSQSRLALFGLVFWVMLLVPLNYLKQVQWGLIVGACLAIVKIYTLTAGGETRYGTDFIPIIIFAELVLLLGVFSLFSIAWDKRHSWLLMGLKIVAAGAGVYAAYLSQSRGTWVTIFVFAILGSMVVRHIPRVYKIGAAIVFAVVVAGVFQHSSILKERLAVAEKDIQLYTTGTDRDTSLGIRFQLWHGSWILFKEHPLFGVGVEQYQGALQELAERKIISPFSASLPHSHNEILFMMARLGVLGLLAILAVYFVPLYYFIRDVRHADMEVRCVAGMGMALSLGFFTLGLVDVVFLWWECYPFYAISTAFCMTYVIKRKSFLAQQVLRTEPAAMA comes from the coding sequence TTGAAATATTTGAAACTGCCAGTCGCCATGCTGGTCACATTGTTTTATGCGCTCGTGCTGGTGGTGGATCGGTCCGCCGGCGTCATCTATTCCTTGCTGCTGCTCTTGGCGCTCGCCGGCATCATCGGTCGCGCCCGGCCTGAAGGAAAGACCTTTTTCCTCCTGGCGAAAGAATATTGGCCTCTTCTTGCAGCCATGAGCGCGCCGCTGGTCGCCGTGCTGGCCAATCAGCTGGCGACAGGGCATTTTGCGGGCAGAAGTTACGACTCGCAATCACGTCTGGCGTTGTTCGGACTGGTCTTCTGGGTCATGCTGCTGGTGCCGCTCAACTATCTCAAGCAAGTGCAGTGGGGATTGATTGTGGGTGCCTGCCTGGCGATCGTGAAGATATATACGCTCACAGCAGGAGGGGAAACGCGCTACGGTACGGACTTCATCCCGATTATCATTTTTGCGGAACTGGTATTGCTGCTAGGCGTATTTTCTCTCTTTTCAATTGCATGGGACAAGCGCCATTCCTGGCTGCTCATGGGATTGAAAATCGTTGCCGCCGGTGCCGGCGTTTACGCCGCGTATTTGTCGCAATCGAGAGGGACGTGGGTGACGATCTTCGTCTTTGCGATATTGGGCAGTATGGTGGTCAGGCATATTCCCCGGGTGTACAAGATCGGTGCCGCCATCGTCTTTGCCGTCGTCGTCGCCGGCGTCTTTCAGCACAGCAGTATTTTGAAGGAACGGCTCGCCGTTGCAGAAAAAGATATTCAGCTATATACGACCGGTACGGATCGCGACACTTCGCTCGGAATCCGTTTCCAGCTGTGGCATGGATCGTGGATCCTGTTCAAGGAACACCCCTTGTTCGGCGTCGGCGTAGAACAGTATCAGGGTGCGTTGCAGGAACTGGCCGAGCGCAAGATCATCAGCCCTTTCTCCGCGAGTCTGCCGCATTCGCACAATGAGATCCTGTTCATGATGGCAAGGCTTGGCGTGCTGGGATTGCTGGCGATTCTGGCAGTGTACTTTGTCCCTCTCTATTATTTCATCCGGGACGTACGTCATGCCGATATGGAAGTCCGCTGCGTGGCAGGAATGGGAATGGCCTTGTCGTTGGGATTTTTTACGCTCGGCTTGGTTGACGTGGTGTTTCTGTGGTGGGAGTGCTATCCGTTTTATGCCATCAGTACCGCGTTTTGCATGACTTATGTGATCAAACGCAAGAGTTTCCTGGCGCAGCAAGTACTGAGGACTGAGCCGGCAGCGATGGCCTGA